Part of the Catalinimonas alkaloidigena genome is shown below.
GGTTATGAAGTGTAAAATCTTAAGCGTAATTATTAAGCATTACCGGCATTACCAGCATCAAAATATCCTCATCAGATTCTGTATCCTTAGGCACAATCAAACCAGCACGGTTTGGAGCAGAAAGTTTAAGAATAACCTCATTTGAATCTAGGTTATTTAACATCTCTATCAGGAAGCGAGCATTAAAGCCTATTTCTATATCTTCTCCATCATGCTCACAACTTAATTGTTCATTTGCCTCATTAGAGAAGTCCAGATCCTCCGCTGAAATATGAAGCTCATTTCCTGCAATTTTCAGCCTTACCTGATGGGTGGTTTTGTTGGCATATATCGCTATACGCTTCAATGAACTTAAGAACTCAAGGCGGTTAATCACCATTTCGTTTTTGTTATCCTTAGGGATTACATTCTCATAATCCGGATAGCGCTCATCAATCAGGCGGCAAATCAGCTGGATATTATTAAACTTAAAGAAAACGTTAGAAGCATTGAATTGCACATTAACCGGCACCCTATCCGTGGGCAATGTGGTTTTCAGTAAACTCAATGCCTTACGAGGAATGATAAGTGAGGTTTTGTTAGATGAATGTACATCTGAACGCAAATAACGAATCAGGCGATGACCATCAGTGGCTACAAAAGTACTATTATCATCCTTTAAGTTAACATACACACCTGTCATAG
Proteins encoded:
- the dnaN gene encoding DNA polymerase III subunit beta, whose translation is MKFVVSSSALLKQLSAVNGVIASNPVVPILENFLCEVSSGKLTITASDLQTSMITEMEVDAEESGSIAVPARILIDTLKNLPEQPVTFTIDSSSYNIEIHSANGQYRLSGENATDFPSIAKVEDGYDVEIPSDVLSSAVSNTLFATSTDELRPAMTGVYVNLKDDNSTFVATDGHRLIRYLRSDVHSSNKTSLIIPRKALSLLKTTLPTDRVPVNVQFNASNVFFKFNNIQLICRLIDERYPDYENVIPKDNKNEMVINRLEFLSSLKRIAIYANKTTHQVRLKIAGNELHISAEDLDFSNEANEQLSCEHDGEDIEIGFNARFLIEMLNNLDSNEVILKLSAPNRAGLIVPKDTESDEDILMLVMPVMLNNYA